The Phycisphaeraceae bacterium genome includes a window with the following:
- a CDS encoding PEP-CTERM sorting domain-containing protein, with protein MTLNKMTLTGCLVTVALGGSFAQAASLNYGTFVSDDVTFENVTESSGTGTLPLQGAPASVAQNAMTFNPTTFESSSVGAPGASIIDSQLRTIISSNSNSVGIVSIDLFETGDYTIIGGPGTFAIASVSAPVFVDIIEVDGVAIDGPELATNLFITPGSGVYDLGIDGVGVGVIWSGDLTIDIVALAASASITGNVTGVELTFDNTLSTSNGNGAAAFIKKKLTKIDVEIVPEPASAALLSLGLAGLMRRR; from the coding sequence ATGACCTTGAATAAAATGACACTTACTGGATGCTTGGTGACGGTTGCCCTTGGTGGCAGCTTTGCTCAGGCTGCTTCTCTCAACTACGGCACGTTCGTCAGCGACGACGTGACCTTTGAGAATGTCACTGAGTCTTCCGGCACGGGTACGCTCCCGCTGCAGGGTGCCCCGGCGTCTGTCGCTCAGAACGCGATGACCTTCAACCCGACGACCTTCGAGTCTTCCTCGGTTGGTGCTCCGGGTGCTTCGATCATCGATAGCCAACTCCGCACGATCATCTCCTCGAACAGCAACAGTGTTGGCATTGTCAGCATTGATCTGTTCGAGACCGGCGACTACACGATCATCGGTGGTCCCGGGACTTTCGCCATCGCCAGTGTCTCCGCTCCTGTCTTCGTTGATATCATCGAGGTTGATGGCGTTGCCATCGATGGTCCTGAGCTTGCTACAAACCTGTTCATCACCCCTGGAAGCGGCGTTTACGACCTTGGCATTGACGGTGTCGGTGTCGGCGTGATCTGGAGTGGTGACCTAACCATTGACATCGTTGCTCTGGCCGCCAGCGCCAGCATCACGGGTAATGTGACAGGTGTTGAGTTGACCTTTGACAACACCCTCTCGACCTCGAACGGTAATGGTGCCGCCGCCTTCATCAAGAAGAAGCTGACCAAGATCGACGTCGAGATCGTTCCGGAGCCTGCTTCCGCAGCCCTCCTGAGCCTCGGCCTCGCTGGCCTGATGCGTCGTCGCTAA
- a CDS encoding helix-turn-helix domain-containing protein → MAKMFYTLEEAAAKLGVAPDKIKDMAGSGQIQQFRDRDKLMFKRDQIDAMANETDLDEGADASGGPIALADTSAGIGLEDSVIGSGDSNAGSGSGVNVFEGGEVNEADPLAQTQLTDSDLGDDLNLEPSGSSSGSGLLDLTNESDDTSLGAELLDEIYPGSDAGDTSIQTAEGSGMFGPGASGSGTAMTTTMDSGGFGALGEVSAVEPQAGDMELGALAAASSGGGSTRGEDFLSGSLFGVIVTLVVALLVIVPVWAGSSSPITVSMMSSAMFYGIWLGGLFIAWVLFGVIGMVLGGRG, encoded by the coding sequence ATGGCCAAGATGTTTTACACGCTCGAAGAAGCCGCGGCGAAGCTGGGCGTGGCCCCGGACAAGATCAAGGACATGGCCGGCTCAGGCCAGATCCAGCAGTTCCGCGACCGCGACAAGCTCATGTTCAAACGCGACCAGATCGACGCCATGGCCAACGAGACCGACCTCGACGAAGGAGCCGACGCCTCAGGCGGACCCATCGCCCTCGCCGACACCTCCGCCGGCATCGGACTCGAAGACTCGGTCATCGGCAGCGGAGACTCCAACGCCGGCTCAGGCTCAGGCGTCAACGTCTTCGAAGGCGGAGAAGTCAACGAAGCCGATCCCCTCGCACAGACCCAGTTAACCGACTCCGACCTCGGCGACGACCTCAACCTCGAACCCTCCGGATCATCCTCCGGCTCCGGTCTCCTCGACCTCACCAACGAATCCGACGACACCAGCCTCGGTGCCGAACTCCTCGACGAGATCTACCCCGGCTCCGACGCCGGCGACACCTCCATCCAGACCGCTGAAGGCAGCGGAATGTTCGGACCCGGCGCCAGCGGGTCCGGTACCGCCATGACCACCACCATGGACTCCGGCGGATTCGGTGCCCTCGGCGAAGTCTCCGCCGTCGAACCACAGGCCGGCGACATGGAACTCGGCGCACTCGCAGCAGCCTCCTCAGGCGGTGGAAGCACCCGTGGCGAAGACTTCCTCAGCGGGAGCCTCTTTGGCGTCATCGTCACCCTCGTCGTCGCACTCCTCGTCATCGTCCCCGTATGGGCTGGCAGCAGCAGCCCCATCACCGTCTCCATGATGTCCAGCGCCATGTTCTACGGCATCTGGCTAGGCGGGCTCTTCATCGCATGGGTCCTCTTTGGCGTGATCGGGATGGTCCTCGGCGGTCGCGGCTAA
- a CDS encoding nucleoside deaminase, translating into MTTPTQTDLQMMRLALDAADRAAEMSEVPIGAVVYRGDQVLATAHNLRETDADPTAHAEIIALRQAAKSIGHWRLIGCSIAVTLEPCPMCAGALVNSRLDRVVYGADDPKMGCVRTLSSLCDDPRFNHQLEVIPNVMDSEAIQRLQAFFRARR; encoded by the coding sequence GTGACCACGCCAACCCAGACCGACCTACAGATGATGCGCCTCGCACTCGACGCCGCCGACCGCGCCGCCGAGATGAGCGAAGTCCCCATCGGAGCCGTCGTCTATCGCGGGGACCAGGTCCTCGCCACCGCCCACAACCTCCGCGAAACCGACGCCGACCCCACCGCCCACGCCGAGATCATCGCCCTCCGCCAGGCCGCCAAGTCAATCGGCCACTGGCGACTCATCGGCTGCTCCATCGCCGTCACCCTCGAACCCTGCCCCATGTGCGCCGGAGCGCTCGTCAACTCAAGGCTTGATCGAGTCGTCTACGGAGCTGATGACCCCAAAATGGGCTGCGTGCGCACACTTTCAAGCCTTTGCGATGACCCCAGATTCAACCACCAGCTCGAAGTTATCCCCAACGTGATGGATTCAGAGGCCATCCAACGCCTCCAGGCCTTCTTCCGCGCCCGCCGATAG
- a CDS encoding ATP-dependent DNA helicase RecG, protein MKAPATQSGPRLAMPIEQAPGVYPTLLAGYQRLGIRSVADLIRHYPSRYETRPDHTAVVDLVGGQPGAAAGIVARSRWVSGGWGRKGRFEAVLEDDTGVLRMIWFNSPFLRDKVQPGVRLTVNGKVRRVDGMAEMVNPRWRVLGEDEAPERAGPRLRPIYPTTEGLTSDRIAGHVSKTLAWALEQVEDPLPEGLRKDQNLPTLARAFEMIHTPDQEDDHLAARRRLAYNELLLVQLGVQLKCAFIRDHYSAPSIESSDRVDQRIRDRMPFTLTGAQDEVVAQIASDMARDLPMNRLLQGDVGAGKTLVAVYAMMLAASKGWSSALMAPTEVLAIQHYQRLAQTLTGADLPVHLVTAGMEVPALTADRPRLLVGTQALLNREGLTERIALVIIDEQHRFGVRQRGQLRQTEAGSAPATVFKKHHRPHQLVMTATPIPRTLALTLFGDLDVSTIREAPQGRRPIQTKVSSPEQMDHVLADVIERARAGEPGFVVLPTIDDRGETDDDEETVLGVEARARQLMNSPLGEFGVEMVHGRMPADQRQRAMTAFGSGRSKVLVATTVIEVGVDVPDAGWMVIEQAERFGLAQLHQLRGRIGRIAGDTPCVCHLISRPTTDQAVQRMAAIVKSTNGFEIAELDLQIRGMGEFYGTRQAGASPLRMARLPEDEPLLRLAGRDAKGIIKDDPRLMRPEHRLIRRVLELQLGESIDLIDIG, encoded by the coding sequence GTGAAGGCACCTGCTACGCAATCTGGTCCACGACTGGCGATGCCGATAGAGCAGGCTCCGGGGGTTTATCCGACACTCCTAGCGGGTTATCAGCGACTAGGCATTCGATCGGTCGCTGACCTGATCCGGCACTACCCGAGTCGGTATGAGACGAGGCCCGACCATACGGCCGTGGTTGACCTGGTCGGTGGTCAGCCTGGGGCGGCTGCGGGGATCGTCGCCCGGTCTCGATGGGTCTCTGGAGGTTGGGGGCGTAAGGGCCGCTTCGAGGCGGTTCTGGAGGACGATACGGGGGTGCTGCGGATGATCTGGTTCAACAGCCCGTTTCTGCGTGACAAGGTCCAGCCCGGTGTTCGGCTGACAGTGAACGGGAAGGTGCGTCGGGTCGATGGCATGGCTGAGATGGTGAATCCGCGATGGCGGGTCCTTGGCGAAGACGAAGCGCCTGAGCGTGCGGGTCCGCGGTTGCGGCCGATCTATCCGACGACGGAGGGACTGACCTCAGACCGGATCGCTGGCCATGTATCAAAGACCCTGGCGTGGGCACTGGAGCAGGTGGAGGACCCGCTGCCCGAGGGGCTTCGGAAGGATCAGAATCTCCCGACGCTGGCGCGGGCGTTTGAGATGATCCATACGCCTGATCAGGAAGATGATCATCTGGCCGCACGCAGGCGGCTGGCTTACAACGAACTACTGCTGGTTCAACTGGGTGTGCAGCTCAAGTGTGCGTTTATTCGCGATCACTACTCGGCTCCGAGTATTGAGTCGAGCGATCGAGTGGATCAGCGGATTCGTGATCGGATGCCATTCACGCTAACGGGGGCGCAGGACGAGGTGGTTGCGCAGATTGCTTCGGATATGGCTCGTGATCTGCCCATGAACCGGCTGCTGCAGGGAGACGTGGGCGCGGGCAAGACGCTGGTCGCGGTCTACGCCATGATGCTGGCGGCCTCCAAGGGCTGGTCGTCGGCGCTGATGGCCCCGACTGAGGTGTTGGCGATCCAGCATTATCAGCGGTTGGCTCAGACGCTAACGGGCGCGGACCTCCCGGTGCACCTGGTGACGGCGGGCATGGAGGTGCCAGCTCTGACGGCTGACCGGCCCAGGCTGCTTGTGGGGACTCAGGCGCTGCTGAACCGTGAGGGTCTGACGGAGCGCATCGCGCTGGTCATCATTGACGAGCAGCATCGGTTCGGTGTTAGGCAGCGTGGTCAGCTCAGGCAGACGGAGGCGGGGTCTGCGCCAGCGACAGTGTTTAAGAAGCATCACCGGCCTCATCAGTTGGTGATGACGGCGACGCCGATCCCGCGGACGTTGGCATTGACTCTCTTTGGTGACCTTGATGTCTCGACCATCCGTGAGGCTCCTCAGGGGCGACGGCCGATCCAGACCAAGGTCAGTTCGCCGGAGCAGATGGATCATGTCCTGGCGGACGTGATCGAACGGGCAAGGGCTGGTGAGCCTGGGTTTGTTGTGCTGCCAACGATCGATGATCGGGGTGAGACGGATGACGATGAGGAGACGGTGTTGGGGGTTGAGGCGCGGGCGCGGCAACTGATGAACAGCCCGCTGGGGGAGTTTGGAGTCGAGATGGTGCACGGGCGGATGCCTGCGGATCAGCGGCAGCGTGCGATGACCGCGTTCGGATCGGGCCGGAGCAAGGTGCTGGTGGCCACGACGGTGATCGAGGTTGGCGTCGATGTGCCGGATGCGGGGTGGATGGTCATTGAGCAGGCCGAGCGGTTTGGGTTGGCGCAGCTTCATCAGTTGCGTGGTCGCATTGGCCGGATCGCAGGGGACACGCCTTGTGTGTGTCACCTGATTAGCCGTCCGACGACGGACCAGGCGGTGCAGCGGATGGCGGCGATCGTGAAATCGACCAACGGCTTCGAGATCGCGGAGCTGGACTTGCAGATCCGAGGGATGGGTGAGTTTTACGGTACCCGTCAGGCGGGGGCGTCGCCCTTGCGGATGGCGCGGCTGCCAGAGGACGAGCCGTTGCTGCGACTGGCGGGGCGGGATGCCAAAGGGATCATCAAGGATGATCCACGGCTGATGCGGCCGGAGCACCGGCTGATCCGCCGTGTGCTCGAACTGCAACTGGGCGAGTCGATCGACCTGATCGACATCGGTTGA
- a CDS encoding NAD(P)-binding domain-containing protein, producing the protein MLGLISGYYHWLHGKWPAGTVEKLPVVQPDGSTNVAGLYVVGDLTGIPLLKFSADTGSRAVQTIAREPGFAKRDLGDSGVVDIAIIGGGVSGFAAAMEAKKQGLSYTLFEAAEPFSTIVNFPKGKPIYTYPTDMTPAGDLQFHEKSEVKEGLIQDLHEQTLEQGIEPVKARIERVNRSGKVFELVVADGVDIRAHRVIVGIGRSGNFRKLGVPGEEKDKVYNRLHDPKDYCGQDVLVVGGGDSALEAASALGACGANVTLSYRKAEFARPKPENIEKLEALAENPEAVVGVDSPSSERITTAADSSMRPEGATGSVTLMMASKVKAVEDSRVVVTDADGSDQSIENDAVFAMIGREAPLDFFRKSGVKVSGDRGGMWWATLVLMLAIFTFFYQWKKPGTWLPLAETFEKNGWFPHNLGPWLASWSEVFTDPSTLVGTLKLSAAGLRGMTGSSPGFWFSLLYCTLIVVFGVRRINRRKTPYITTQTITLMAIQCIPLFLLPYLVIPWMGHNGWFDAGVGQSLADSLFPEVEYDPHGREYWRAFGLILAWPLFLWNVFTDQPLWGWLIISLVQTFVLIPVAIYFYGKGVYCGWVCSCGAMAETLGDTHRHKMPHGPFWNRLNMLGQVFLVLALLLLVLRVVSWVTGASWATDAYSVVLGPSKYSDALPGLNYAWFVDLLWAGIIGFGLYFHFSGRVWCRFACPLAALMHVYARFSRFAIIPEKKKCISCNVCTSVCHQGIDVMNFANKGRAMQDPECVRCSACVQSCPTGVLAFGQVDGDGETLSLDPDWLAASPVRMAEVRLTIGQS; encoded by the coding sequence ATGCTTGGATTGATCTCCGGTTATTACCACTGGTTGCACGGGAAATGGCCTGCGGGGACGGTTGAGAAGTTGCCGGTGGTGCAGCCGGATGGTTCGACGAATGTGGCGGGGTTGTATGTGGTGGGGGACCTGACGGGGATTCCGTTGCTGAAGTTTTCGGCGGATACCGGGAGCCGGGCGGTGCAGACGATTGCGCGGGAGCCGGGGTTCGCCAAGCGAGACCTTGGGGATTCGGGCGTGGTGGATATCGCGATCATCGGCGGGGGGGTATCGGGGTTTGCGGCGGCGATGGAGGCGAAGAAGCAGGGGCTGTCCTATACGCTGTTTGAGGCGGCGGAGCCGTTTTCGACCATCGTGAACTTCCCTAAAGGCAAGCCGATTTACACCTATCCGACGGACATGACGCCAGCGGGCGATTTGCAGTTTCATGAGAAATCGGAAGTGAAGGAGGGGCTGATCCAGGACCTGCACGAGCAGACTCTGGAGCAAGGGATAGAGCCGGTGAAGGCTCGGATTGAGCGGGTGAATCGGTCGGGGAAGGTGTTTGAGCTGGTGGTCGCAGACGGGGTGGACATTCGGGCGCATCGGGTGATCGTGGGGATCGGTCGATCGGGGAACTTCCGGAAGCTGGGGGTGCCGGGTGAGGAGAAGGACAAGGTTTACAACCGGCTGCATGACCCGAAGGATTACTGCGGCCAGGACGTCCTGGTTGTTGGCGGGGGGGATTCGGCGTTGGAGGCGGCGAGCGCGTTGGGGGCGTGCGGGGCGAATGTGACGCTGAGCTACCGCAAGGCTGAGTTTGCGAGGCCCAAGCCGGAGAACATCGAGAAACTGGAGGCTTTGGCGGAGAATCCGGAGGCTGTGGTGGGCGTGGATAGCCCGAGTTCTGAGCGGATCACGACGGCGGCGGATAGTTCGATGCGGCCGGAGGGGGCGACGGGGTCAGTGACGTTGATGATGGCGAGCAAGGTCAAGGCGGTGGAGGACTCGCGGGTAGTGGTCACGGATGCGGACGGGAGTGACCAGAGCATCGAAAACGATGCGGTGTTTGCGATGATTGGGCGGGAGGCCCCGCTGGATTTTTTCAGGAAGTCGGGGGTGAAGGTGTCGGGGGACCGTGGGGGGATGTGGTGGGCGACGCTGGTGTTGATGCTGGCGATTTTTACGTTCTTCTATCAGTGGAAGAAGCCGGGGACGTGGTTGCCTTTGGCGGAGACCTTCGAGAAAAACGGTTGGTTCCCTCACAACCTGGGGCCTTGGCTGGCTTCGTGGTCAGAGGTGTTTACCGACCCGAGCACGCTGGTGGGGACTTTGAAGCTGTCTGCTGCGGGTTTGCGAGGGATGACGGGGTCCAGTCCGGGGTTCTGGTTTTCGCTGCTTTATTGCACGTTGATTGTGGTGTTTGGGGTTCGGCGGATTAATCGGCGGAAGACGCCTTACATCACGACGCAGACGATCACCTTGATGGCGATCCAGTGCATCCCGCTGTTTTTGCTGCCGTATCTGGTGATCCCGTGGATGGGGCACAACGGGTGGTTCGATGCTGGGGTGGGTCAGTCGCTCGCAGACAGCCTGTTTCCGGAGGTTGAGTATGACCCTCATGGTCGGGAGTACTGGCGGGCGTTCGGGCTGATTCTGGCGTGGCCGCTGTTTCTGTGGAACGTGTTTACAGATCAGCCGTTGTGGGGTTGGCTGATCATCAGTCTGGTTCAGACGTTTGTGCTGATCCCGGTGGCGATCTACTTCTATGGCAAGGGTGTTTATTGCGGGTGGGTCTGTTCGTGCGGGGCGATGGCGGAGACGCTGGGCGACACGCATCGGCACAAGATGCCTCACGGGCCGTTCTGGAACCGTCTTAATATGCTCGGCCAGGTCTTTCTGGTGCTGGCGCTGCTGCTGCTGGTGTTGAGGGTGGTGAGCTGGGTAACCGGGGCGAGTTGGGCGACGGATGCGTACAGCGTGGTGCTGGGGCCGTCGAAATACAGTGATGCGTTGCCGGGCCTGAACTATGCCTGGTTCGTGGACCTGCTGTGGGCGGGCATTATTGGGTTCGGGCTGTATTTCCACTTTTCGGGTCGGGTGTGGTGTCGATTCGCGTGCCCGCTGGCGGCGTTGATGCATGTGTATGCGCGGTTCAGTCGGTTTGCGATTATCCCGGAGAAGAAGAAGTGCATCTCATGCAACGTCTGCACCTCGGTTTGCCATCAGGGGATTGACGTGATGAACTTCGCGAACAAGGGTCGGGCGATGCAGGACCCGGAGTGCGTGCGGTGTTCGGCTTGTGTTCAGTCTTGTCCGACGGGGGTGCTGGCATTCGGTCAGGTAGATGGGGATGGGGAGACCTTGTCGCTGGACCCGGATTGGCTGGCGGCGAGCCCGGTTCGGATGGCGGAAGTTCGGCTGACGATTGGTCAGAGTTGA
- a CDS encoding phosphatidylserine decarboxylase, translating to MTAAVTTLLLATAAGFMLWWWALAITLIAGTLILVSFRDPDRSPPSQRGVVVSASDGTISSIHPVEELEAFDGSAVCIRTFLSLTDVHIIRMPCYGRIDSVRHQPGRHISALNPRSIEENESVTVTLLHPTRQETVAVVRLIAGQFARTIRLFAQQGDTLQRGQRLGTILLGSTVEVYLPTESSYRMMLETGATVRAGESIIAEPRRDQPVTATLVPMNQQTSEPTPPSDHQSPEPHQQLNLPDPTLTPSQPG from the coding sequence GTGACAGCCGCTGTCACCACGCTGCTACTCGCCACCGCCGCTGGCTTCATGCTCTGGTGGTGGGCTCTCGCCATCACTCTCATCGCCGGAACCCTCATCCTTGTCTCATTCCGCGACCCCGACCGCAGCCCACCCTCCCAGCGCGGCGTCGTGGTCTCAGCCTCCGACGGCACCATCAGCTCCATCCACCCAGTCGAAGAACTCGAAGCCTTCGACGGCAGCGCCGTCTGCATCCGCACCTTCCTCTCCCTCACCGATGTCCACATCATCCGCATGCCCTGCTACGGCCGCATCGATTCGGTCCGCCACCAACCCGGCCGACACATCTCCGCACTCAATCCCAGGTCGATCGAAGAAAACGAATCCGTCACCGTCACCCTGCTCCATCCCACCCGGCAGGAAACCGTCGCCGTCGTCCGCCTCATCGCCGGACAGTTCGCCCGCACCATCCGCCTCTTCGCCCAGCAAGGCGACACCCTCCAACGCGGACAACGACTCGGCACCATCCTGCTCGGCTCCACCGTCGAGGTCTACCTCCCCACCGAATCAAGCTACCGCATGATGCTCGAAACCGGAGCCACGGTCCGCGCTGGCGAATCCATCATCGCCGAGCCCCGCCGCGACCAGCCCGTCACCGCAACCCTCGTCCCGATGAACCAGCAGACTTCCGAACCGACGCCGCCCTCCGATCACCAATCACCTGAGCCTCATCAGCAGCTCAACCTACCCGACCCAACCCTGACCCCGAGCCAGCCGGGGTGA
- a CDS encoding MMPL family transporter: MHDRLRDRLLTALARWSFRHRRLNLSVCAGLALVAIVFSVMTLGFQSDRNALISDRLDWNQRFLAWQEAFNPGGDLLIVVDAAGSNGEVSERSRARAQAAMDALGAALLVHEETSTARWRLDTADLSPRLLRIAPVQEFTAGLAGLDAGLAFLGIRSLDEMLTVSIAGDAEEQGAIAATLFGLVLNRFSKDADDSIDFARDLGASLTGPATYLATENGRLLLMPVRPARSNETVEPYEAAMRIIHEEIDRVRVSHPGVELGLTGIEAIESDETAAAVRDATLSSLVAAGLILLVLFLSYRGLAIPLTLAATLTVAMAWTFAFTSLAVGHLQVISVVFAAILLGLGADFGVHVIGSLARRLPKGITIGEGRYERAVISAYRTAGPGLVTGAVTTACAFGTTMLTDFTGVAEMGLIAGGGVLLAVVATLVMLPGLLWLCRHQLAGLSRSSTGRATQRINQRRPTTAWVVTGVGVLLLGGAGLLVSEKSRFDYDLLKLLPVGVESVIWQNRIVRDGERTVWYGVSIADSLEEARERVWAFRRHGTGNRFGDLSGIAMLFPPDEEQRMAALAERREQVLAVDPGVSLLAADDEEAFAQVDRLMNGLIAGATLAQLTGDARWAASLLERGDEWQRISQLGEADRDAGIEALRGDVGRWRSDVLSMLRAATDPDPLGVEELPDLLVATAVSEEQPARYAIEVYPRLPEGIDNPLDPEFLPAFIGDLRGVDPEATGVIVQVYESGRLIQRAYLFAGLVSFVLVLSVVAIDFWSLVYAVMAMVPVLVGMVLGAAALVLLDQPLTPASVIGLPLLFGVGVDSGVHLLHRYRLHPRVRWPGLTDGTGWSVALTGSLTLIGFASLLLASHRGMAGLGLVMTLGIGFTLLACFTVVPAILRLITPVRMRGK; the protein is encoded by the coding sequence ATGCACGACCGCCTGCGTGATCGCCTGCTCACGGCACTGGCCCGCTGGTCCTTTCGTCATCGACGACTGAATCTTTCGGTCTGCGCGGGGCTGGCGCTCGTCGCGATTGTGTTCTCGGTGATGACGCTGGGGTTCCAGTCGGATCGCAATGCGCTGATCTCCGATCGACTCGACTGGAATCAGCGGTTTCTGGCCTGGCAGGAGGCATTCAATCCGGGTGGGGACCTGCTGATCGTGGTGGACGCTGCGGGCAGCAACGGGGAAGTGAGTGAGCGATCTCGTGCGAGAGCGCAAGCCGCCATGGATGCGCTCGGTGCCGCGTTGCTAGTGCACGAGGAGACCTCGACGGCACGATGGCGACTCGATACGGCTGATCTGAGCCCAAGGCTGCTTCGGATTGCACCGGTGCAGGAGTTTACTGCGGGGCTGGCGGGGCTTGACGCCGGGCTGGCGTTTCTTGGGATCAGGTCACTCGATGAGATGCTCACGGTGTCGATAGCTGGTGACGCTGAGGAGCAAGGTGCGATCGCAGCCACGCTCTTTGGTCTTGTGCTGAATCGGTTCTCGAAGGATGCGGACGATTCGATTGATTTTGCGCGGGATTTGGGTGCGAGCCTGACTGGGCCGGCGACGTATCTGGCGACGGAGAATGGTCGTCTGTTGTTGATGCCCGTCCGTCCGGCGCGATCGAATGAGACGGTGGAGCCGTACGAGGCGGCGATGCGGATCATTCATGAGGAGATCGACCGGGTTCGCGTGAGTCATCCTGGCGTCGAGTTGGGTTTGACCGGGATCGAGGCGATCGAATCGGACGAGACGGCGGCGGCGGTACGTGATGCGACGCTGTCGAGTCTGGTCGCGGCGGGGCTGATTTTGTTGGTGTTGTTTCTGAGTTATCGCGGGCTGGCGATCCCGCTGACGCTCGCGGCTACGCTGACGGTGGCGATGGCGTGGACGTTTGCCTTTACATCGTTGGCGGTGGGGCATCTGCAGGTGATCAGCGTGGTGTTCGCGGCGATCCTGCTGGGACTGGGGGCGGATTTTGGGGTGCATGTGATCGGGTCGCTGGCGCGTCGGCTGCCTAAGGGCATCACCATCGGTGAGGGGCGGTATGAGCGGGCGGTGATCTCGGCGTATCGCACGGCGGGTCCGGGATTGGTGACGGGGGCGGTGACGACGGCGTGCGCGTTCGGGACCACCATGCTGACCGACTTCACGGGTGTCGCGGAGATGGGGCTGATCGCGGGGGGGGGGGTGCTGCTCGCGGTGGTGGCGACGCTGGTCATGCTGCCGGGGTTGCTGTGGCTGTGCCGGCATCAACTGGCAGGGTTATCGCGGTCGAGTACCGGCCGGGCGACGCAGCGGATTAACCAGCGCCGGCCTACGACGGCGTGGGTGGTGACTGGGGTTGGCGTGCTGCTGCTGGGTGGGGCGGGTTTGCTGGTGAGTGAGAAGTCCCGGTTTGATTATGACCTGCTCAAGCTGCTGCCGGTCGGGGTTGAATCCGTGATCTGGCAGAACCGGATCGTGCGGGATGGGGAGCGGACGGTGTGGTATGGCGTGTCGATCGCTGACTCGCTGGAGGAGGCACGCGAGCGGGTTTGGGCGTTTCGTCGTCATGGGACGGGGAATCGATTTGGCGACTTGAGTGGGATCGCGATGCTGTTCCCGCCTGATGAAGAGCAGCGGATGGCGGCGCTGGCGGAGCGGCGTGAGCAAGTCTTGGCGGTCGATCCCGGCGTGTCGCTGCTGGCGGCGGATGATGAGGAGGCGTTTGCTCAGGTCGATCGGCTGATGAATGGGCTGATCGCGGGGGCAACGCTCGCGCAGTTGACCGGTGATGCTCGCTGGGCCGCGAGCCTGCTTGAGCGGGGGGATGAGTGGCAGCGGATCAGTCAACTCGGAGAGGCAGATCGCGATGCGGGTATCGAGGCGCTGCGGGGGGATGTGGGGCGGTGGCGATCGGATGTGTTGTCGATGCTGCGAGCTGCGACCGATCCTGACCCGCTGGGTGTGGAAGAGTTGCCGGATTTGCTGGTGGCGACCGCGGTTTCGGAGGAGCAGCCAGCGCGGTACGCGATCGAGGTGTATCCGCGGCTTCCTGAAGGGATTGATAACCCCCTTGACCCGGAGTTTTTGCCAGCGTTTATTGGGGATCTTCGTGGTGTTGATCCTGAGGCCACTGGGGTGATTGTCCAGGTGTATGAGTCCGGACGGCTGATTCAGCGGGCGTATCTGTTCGCGGGGTTGGTGTCGTTTGTGCTGGTGCTGAGTGTGGTTGCGATTGATTTCTGGTCGTTGGTTTATGCCGTGATGGCGATGGTGCCTGTGCTGGTGGGGATGGTGCTTGGTGCGGCGGCGTTGGTGTTGCTGGATCAGCCGTTGACGCCTGCGAGTGTGATCGGGTTGCCGCTGCTGTTTGGTGTTGGGGTGGACTCGGGAGTGCACCTGCTGCATCGGTATCGGCTGCACCCGCGGGTGCGCTGGCCGGGGCTGACCGACGGCACGGGGTGGTCGGTGGCGTTGACGGGTTCGCTGACGTTGATTGGTTTTGCCAGTCTGTTGCTAGCGTCGCATCGTGGGATGGCGGGGCTTGGGCTGGTGATGACGCTGGGGATCGGGTTTACGTTGCTCGCGTGTTTTACGGTGGTGCCGGCGATTCTGCGGTTGATTACGCCTGTGCGCATGAGGGGCAAGTAG